A single window of Salvia splendens isolate huo1 chromosome 6, SspV2, whole genome shotgun sequence DNA harbors:
- the LOC121809310 gene encoding serine/threonine receptor-like kinase NFP, protein MATSFDIILIIFSLFLIFVISPAASEFVNNTAITDFRSSADSPSSCEAYVTYRVRSPYTDLGSISDLFGKSRAEIATATNLTSEDAPLIPNQLLLVPITCTSNGTHYFSNATYKIKKDDNLYSVQVKVFQNMTDYHVIEDMNPVLDPLNLTIGEEVIFPVFCKCPGESYKEKGIQFLTTYVWLPEDNAELVSAMFQTTASDIEVANNYRNFTAAVCLPVLIPEKTPILVQFFPSSASRGKSKFQSILIASSSALALIVLSGFLAFFFLSCKKKKLLDRNGSSLDASDLFAMYKASNDRKLEVKTIQDKLLPGVSGYLGKPIVYDLNVILKETMNLSERYRIGGSVYKATINDQVLAVKTTRDATEEVQILQRVNHANLVKLMGVSSDNDGNFFIAYEYVENGSLDNWLSPKVSASSSAVKSLVWSQRLVIALDVANGLHYMHEHTQPSIVHKDIRTSNILLDSNFRAKIANLSAARPATSSVMLNIDVFSFGVVLLELLSGKKVMETKDDGEVVMLWKEVNGILDIEDQRKERVRRWMDPNLESSYPIDDALSLTMLATACTSENSLERPTMGEVVFNLSVLSQSSPHMSEKSWVSKFETEEVSPVVTPVKAR, encoded by the exons ATGGCAACCTCTTTTGATATAATTTTGATAATCTTTTCACTGTTTCTGATCTTTGTGATTTCCCCTGCTGCTTCTGAATTTGTTAATAATACTGCTATCACTGACTTCAGATCATCTGCAGACTCGCCGTCATCCTGTGAGGCTTATGTTACATATCGTGTTAGGTCACCTTATACTGACCTTGGAAGTATATCTGATCTGTTTGGAAAAAGCAGAGCAGAGATAGCAACAGCCACTAATCTAACATCGGAGGATGCTCCACTGATTCCGAATCAGCTATTGCTGGTGCCAATCACCTGTACTTCAAACGGGACACACTATTTCTCCAATGCTACATATAAGATAAAGAAGGATGACAACTTATACTCAGTTCAAGTGAAGGTTTTCCAGAATATGACCGACTATCATGTGATTGAAGACATGAACCCAGTGTTGGATCCTCTCAATTTGACGATAGGGGAGGAAGTCATCTTTCCGGTGTTCTGCAAGTGCCCTGGAGAGTCGTACAAAGAAAAGGGAATTCAGTTCCTCACTACTTATGTATGGCTGCCGGAAGACAACGCAGAGCTTGTGAGTGCTATGTTCCAGACGACGGCTTCAGATATTGAGGTGGCGAACAACTACCGGAATTTCACTGCTGCAGTTTGTCTTCCTGTGTTGATTCCAGAGAAGACGCCGATTCTTGTTCAGTTTTTTCCATCTTCAGCCTCACGTggtaaatccaaatttcaatcGATTCTAATAGCTAGTTCGAGTGCTCTGGCTTTGATTGTTTTGTCAGGGTTTCTGGCGTTCTTCTTTCTCTCATGCAAGAAAAAGAAGTTGTTGGACCGAAATGGTTCTTCTCTGGATGCATCTGATCTTTTTGCAATGTATAAAGCCTCTAACGACAGGAAATTAGAGGTGAAGACGATACAGGACAAGCTGCTTCCAGGAGTATCGGGCTACCTTGGCAAGCCGATAGTATATGATCTAAATGTGATTCTGAAGGAAACTATGAACCTGAGTGAACGGTACAGAATTGGAGGGTCGGTCTACAAGGCCACAATCAATGACCAGGTTCTTGCTGTGAAGACAACACGTGATGCAACGGAAGAAGTCCAAATACTACAGAGAGTGAATCATGCAAATTTGGTGAAGTTGATGGGAGTCTCCTCTGATAATGATGGTAACTTCTTCATAGCCTATGAATATGTCGAGAACGGATCGTTGGACAATTGGCTCTCCCCGAAGGTTTCAGCTTCTTCTTCCGCAGTTAAATCCCTCGTTTGGAGTCAACGGCTGGTTATAG cactggatGTTGCCAATGGTCTTCACTACATGCATGAGCATACTCAACCAAGCATCGTTCAcaaggatatcaggacgagcaACATACTCCTCGATTCCAACTTTAGAGCAAAGATAGCAAATTTATCTGCAGCAAGACCAGCTACTTCATCTGTCATGTTAAACATTGATGTGTTCTCTTTTGGAGTCGTGCTCCTGGAGTTGCTCTCAGGAAAGAAAGTCATGGAGACGAAGGATGATGGTGAAGTTGTGATGCTGTGGAAAgaagtgaatggaatattggaTATTGAAGATCAAAGGAAAGAGAGGGTAAGGAGATGGATGGATCCGAATTTGGAAAGCTCCTACCCCATTGATGACGCTCTAAGCTTGACAATGTTGGCTACAGCTTGTACGTCGGAGAATTCCTTGGAGAGACCAACGATGGGGGAGGTTGTCTTCAACCTCAGTGTACTCAGTCAATCATCTCCTCACATGAGTGAAAAATCTTGGGTATCCAAGTTCGAAACTGAGGAAGTCTCCCCTGTTGTCACTCCAGTCAAAGCTCGTTGA
- the LOC121809309 gene encoding pentatricopeptide repeat-containing protein At5g66631-like, which yields MYSTSIYTASAFCKNFTLQACYFSWGARNMSKMSLYLQRAKLIDSIRLCLRSNAPDSSLITILRSPSLDSFVVANALRSAPSPLSALHLIENLKKIETFSHTQETLHALAKILAKSGQTRKLGALIDAINTGKFTNVAYASFMDRMRWYAAAGDLTEVSGVWHEWRRTLDKHPCTESYNVVMKLFVEKGMDAEAVKVFCRMVEEGALPNCRTYTVIIQHLVKFEKLDSALKLFKMLPLMRIRRTSMQYSMLVEAFTSANKLEVVKILLNEMRADGILPGRAMLMSLKVMKEAGYGEEADELIKEMMPDERIKSICYSLVSNEDDVDDEDEGASGLCGVDKDEVQLKPWLDPAALASALKHWEDEEVVVLEAANIMWTSRLVCKLIRNFKSPETAWEFFCWVAHQPGFVHDIYSVSRMIAKLARLGCVQLVEQLLFKINREGMLLSFSTIRLIIDSYGFSRRGDAALEIFQNVRTICGPLSQNSQLILYSSLLRTLAKCQMNGEAFDILEEMMLRGVCPDVQTFSGLMHHYALQGDIKTVQRIFAMVRQCDLEPDAYMYKILICAYCKCERASLALKIFEDMRNSQLMPDAATKQTLVKSLWKEGKIREAARVEEMTEEAVDNLPLALPGHLYTVSNADLIMVYRLYSGCFTECPGKEIRETESVVSA from the coding sequence ATGTATTCCACCTCAATATACACTGCATCAGCCTTCTGCAAGAATTTCACTCTACAAGCATGCTATTTTTCGTGGGGCGCCAGAAACATGAGCAAAATGTCTCTATATCTCCAAAGGGCAAAACTCATTGATTCGATAAGACTCTGTCTCCGTTCCAATGCTCCGGATTCGTCTCTCATTACCATATTGAGGAGTCCTTCTCTGGACTCGTTTGTCGTCGCCAATGCTCTCCGGTCGGCTCCCTCGCCTCTTTCCGCTCTGCATTTGATCGAAAATCTTAAAAAGATCGAAACTTTTTCTCACACGCAAGAGACCCTTCACGCATTGGCCAAGATTCTTGCTAAATCTGGACAGACGAGGAAACTCGGAGCGTTGATTGACGCCATCAATACTGGAAAGTTCACAAACGTGGCCTATGCAAGTTTCATGGATAGAATGCGGTGGTATGCAGCTGCAGGTGATCTGACTGAAGTCAGTGGCGTCTGGCATGAGTGGCGAAGAACGTTGGACAAGCATCCTTGCACCGAGTCATACAACGTTGTGATGAAGCTCTTTGTGGAGAAGGGCATGGATGCAGAGGCTGTCAAGGTGTTTTGTAGGATGGTTGAGGAAGGTGCCCTTCCGAACTGCAGAACGTATACAGTGATCATTCAGCACCTCGTGAAGTTTGAGAAACTAGATTCAGCCTTGAAACTCTTTAAAATGCTGCCTCTTATGAGAATCAGGCGTACGTCGATGCAGTATTCTATGTTGGTTGAAGCTTTTACTAGTGCTAACAAGTTGGAAGTTGTGAAAATCTTGCTCAATGAGATGCGAGCTGATGGGATATTGCCCGGTCGAGCAATGCTGATGTCGCTAAAGGTGATGAAAGAGGCTGGCTATGGCGAAGAGGCCGATGAACTGATTAAGGAAATGATGCCTGATGAGAGGATAAAAAGTATATGCTATTCCTTAGTCAGCAACGAGGATGATGTTGATGACGAGGATGAGGGAGCTTCTGGTCTTTGTGGTGTCGACAAGGATGAAGTACAGTTGAAACCATGGTTGGATCCAGCTGCTTTGGCGAGTGCATTGAAACATTGGGAAGATGAAGAAGTGGTTGTGCTAGAAGCTGCAAACATTATGTGGACAAGCCGCCTGGTTTGCAAATTAATTAGGAACTTCAAATCACCTGAAACTGCATGGGAGTTCTTCTGCTGGGTGGCTCATCAGCCTGGATTCGTTCATGATATTTACTCAGTGTCGAGGATGATTGCCAAGTTGGCTCGCCTTGGATGCGTGCAGCTGGTTGAACAGCTGCTGTTTAAGATAAATCGAGAAGGCATGCTATTGTCATTCAGCACCATTAGATTGATTATTGACTCTTATGGATTCTCGAGGAGGGGTGATGCAGCTTTAGAGATTTTCCAAAATGTCAGAACAATTTGTGGTCCACTGTCACAAAATAGTCAGCTTATTCTGTATTCTTCGCTCTTGAGGACATTAGCAAAGTGCCAGATGAATGGTGAAGCCTTTGATATACTCGAGGAGATGATGCTGCGCGGTGTTTGCCCAGATGTACAGACATTTTCTGGGTTGATGCATCATTATGCGCTTCAAGGAGATATCAAAACTGTGCAGAGAATCTTTGCCATGGTGAGACAGTGTGATTTGGAGCCGGATGCTTACATGTACAAGATTCTCATCTGTGCTTATTGCAAGTGTGAAAGAGCTTCTCTTGCCCTGAAGATTTTTGAGGATATGAGGAACTCGCAATTGATGCCTGATGCTGCTACTAAACAAACACTTGTGAAGAGTTTGTGGAAGGAAGGTAAGATCCGAGAGGCAGCTCGAGTGGAAGAGATGACTGAGGAAGCCGTGGACAACTTGCCACTTGCTTTGCCCGGACACTTGTACACTGTTAGCAATGCAGATCTTATAATGGTGTACAGATTATATTCCGGTTGTTTTACAGAGTGTCCCGGAAAAGAAATTCGTGAGACAGAATCAGTTGTGTCAGCATGA
- the LOC121809750 gene encoding 50S ribosomal protein L25-like, producing the protein MSKCWRAAAGVLRNANQTPAHRSYHTIQAVPRELSGHRISARERAQGRIPAVVFSQKYVQKNPSDPTSFVASTSVSQKLLLTTERKQIKSILKDIELPFFCSTAFPLQIRAGSGSSTILQNGKVLPIKIHRDYDGNILNLVFAWAEHGSELKVEVPIVYTGEDACPGVKKGGTLVKIRKSLKYMCPSEHIPQKIEVDVSNLDIEDRVSIHDPVVHPSLKLLSKNETIPICKVKATYIDIENTKEA; encoded by the exons ATGTCCAAGTGTTGGCGCGCCGCCGCTGGCGTTCTCAGAAACGCCAATCAGACACCTGCACACCGCTCCTACCACACGATTCAAGCCGTTCCCAGAGAGCTCTCCGGCCACCGGATCTCCGCCCGCGAACGTGCTCAGGGACGCATCCCCGCCGTCGTTTTCTCCCAAAAATACGTCCAGAAGAACCCTAGTGACCCCACCTCCTTCGTCGCCTCCACCTCTGTCTCCCAGAAACTGCTCCTAACCACCGAGCGCAAGCAGATTAAGTCCATTCTCAAGGACATTGAGCTGCCCTTTTTCTGCTCCACCGCTTTCCCTCTCCAGATCCGCGCCGGTTCAGGTTCTTCCACCATACTTCAGAATGGAAAGGTTCTTCCCATCAAG ATACATAGGGATTATGATGGGAACATACTGAATTTGGTGTTTGCATGGGCGGAGCATGGTTCGGAGCTTAAGGTTGAGGTTCCGATTGTTTATACAGGAGAGGATGCTTGTCCCGGTGTGAAGAAAG GTGGTACTTTAGTTAAGATAAGGAAATCCTTGAAGTACATGTGCCCATCCGAACACATTCCTCAAAAAATTGAAGTTGATGTGAGCAATCTGGACATCGAGGACAGAGTGTCCATACATGACCCGGTGGTTCATCCAAGCCTGAAGCTGTTGAGTAAGAATGAGACAATACCTATTTGTAAGGTCAAGGCAACATACATAGACATAGAAAACACAAAAGAGGCATAA